CCTAATAGCCCTATACGCCTTGTATCTAAAACAAGTTGTTCCTGAGATAAACGCgtttcaacaaacaaacaaataaatctgCTTTATAAAAGTGTGAATACTTGTTGAATCTGATTTTAAACAATTTGGTTTCATGATTTCTCCTTTATCCaggtttttaaactataaaacatcgtgttaaatataaaaataattcttttagtTTTCTCTATGAgagaatttcaaaaatatatttttttttgtcctcaGTCCGGCAAGTACGGCGAAGGGTACGTTGGCTCGTCCCGCGGCATGGCGGTTCACGTCCGCGCGAAAGGCCCGGACGGCGCGAATGACCACACTGGGTGTACGTGGCCATTGCTATCTGTGGCAGCGCCCACCGAGCCTCTGCCCAACGAACCTTGGATTGCCGTCATCCGCCGTGGCAGCTGTAACTTTGAGATTAAGGTACTATTTTTAACATAAGACACTTCTTACCAAATACATAATTTGCAATGTTATCAATAAAGGAGCTGCTTTAGGATGCAAAGAAAGATTTTTGAAGCCACCAGTTTTGTTA
Above is a window of Melitaea cinxia chromosome 19, ilMelCinx1.1, whole genome shotgun sequence DNA encoding:
- the LOC123662892 gene encoding protein goliath-like, which gives rise to MAVHVRAKGPDGANDHTGCTWPLLSVAAPTEPLPNEPWIAVIRRGSCNFEIKVQNAWRANASAVLIYNDRDTTVLEKMKLSTDNGRKY